In a single window of the Pongo abelii isolate AG06213 chromosome 1, NHGRI_mPonAbe1-v2.0_pri, whole genome shotgun sequence genome:
- the LOC100447008 gene encoding pancreatic alpha-amylase, with translation MKFFLLLLTIGFCWAQYSPNTQQGRTSIVHLFEWRWVDIALECERYLAPKGFGGVQVSPPNENVAIYNPFRPWWERYQPVSYKLCTRSGNEDEFRNMVTRCNNVGVRIYVDAVINHMCGNAVSAGTSSTCGSYFNPGSRDFPAVPYSGWDFNDGKCKTGSGDIENYNDATQVRDCRLTGLLDLALEKDYVCSKIAEYMNRLIDIGVAGFRLDASKHMWPGDIKAVLDKLHNLNSNWFPEGSKPFIYQEVIDLGGEPIKSSEYFGNGRVTEFKYGAKLGTVIRKWNGEKMSYLKNWGEGWGFVPSDRALVFVDNHDNQRGHGAGGASILTFWDARLYKMAVGFMLAHPYGFTRVMSSYRWSRQFQNGKDVNDWVGPPNNNGVTKEVTINPDTTCGNDWVCEHRWRQIRNMVIFRNVVDGQPFTNWYDNGSNQVAFGRGNRGFIVFNNDDWSLSLTLQTGLPAGTYCDVISGDKINGNCTGIKIYVSNDGKANFSISNSAEDPFIAIHAESKL, from the exons ATGAAGTTCTTTCTGTTGCTTTTAACCATTGGTTTCTGCTGGGCTCAGTATTCCCCAAATACACAACAAGGACGGACATCTATTGTTCATCTGTTTGAATGGCGATGGGTTGATATTGCTCTTGAATGTGAGCGATATTTAGCTCCCAAGGGATTTGGAGGAGTTCAG GTCTCCCCACCAAATGAAAATGTAGCAATTTACAACCCTTTCCGACCTTGGTGGGAAAGATACCAACCAGTTAGCTATAAATTATGCACAAGATCTGGAAATGAAGATGAATTTAGAAACATGGTGACAAGATGCAACAATGTGGGA GTTCGTATTTATGTGGATGCTGTAATTAATCATATGTGTGGTAATGCTGTGAGTGCAGGAACGAGCAGTACCTGTGGAAGTTACTTCAACCCTGGAAGTAGGGACTTTCCAGCAGTCCCATATTCGGGATGGGATTTTAATGATGGTAAATGTAAAACTGGAAGTGGAGATATCGAGAACTACAACGATGCTACTCAG GTCAGAGATTGTCGTCTGACTGGTCTTCTTGATCTTGCACTGGAGAAAGATTATGTGTGTTCCAAGATTGCCGAATATATGAACCGTCTCATTGACATTGGTGTTGCAGGGTTCAGACTTGATGCTTCCAAGCACATGTGGCCTGGAGATATAAAGGCAGTTTTGGACAAACTGCATAATCTAAACAGTAACTGGTTCCCTGAAGGAAGTAAACCTTTCATTTACCAGGAG GTAATTGATCTGGGTGGTGAGCCAATTAAAAGCAGTGAGTACTTTGGAAATGGCCGGGTGACAGAATTCAAGTATGGTGCAAAACTCGGCACAGTTATTCgcaagtggaatggagagaagatgtcttacttaaa gaaCTGGGGAGAAGGTTGGGGTTTCGTGCCTTCTGACAGAGCACTTGTCTTTGTGGATAACCATGACAATCAACGAGGACATGGGGCTGGAGGAGCCTCTATTCTTACCTTCTGGGATGCTAG GCTATATAAAATGGCAGTTGGATTTATGCTTGCTCATCCTTATGGATTTACACGAGTAATGTCAAGCTACCGTTGGTCAAGACAGTTTCAAAATGGAAAA GATGTTAATGATTGGGTTGGGCCACCAAATAATAATGGAGTAACTAAAGAAGTTACTATTAATCCAGACACTACTTGTGGCAATGACTGGGTCTGTGAACATCGATGGCGCCAAATAAG GAACATGGTTATTTTCCGCAATGTAGTGGATGGCCAGCCTTTTACAAACTGGTATGATAATGGGAGCAACCAAGTGGCTTTTGGGAGAGGAAACAGAGGATTCATTGTTTTCAACAATGATGACTG gTCACTTTCTTTAACTTTGCAAACTGGTCTTCCTGCTGGCACATACTGTGATGTCATTTCTGGAGATAAAATTAATGGCAATTGCACAGGcattaaaatttatgtttctaaCGATGGcaaagctaatttttctattagtAACTCTGCTGAAGATCCATTTATTGCAATTCATGCTGAATCtaaattgtaa